A window from Bufo bufo chromosome 1, aBufBuf1.1, whole genome shotgun sequence encodes these proteins:
- the LOC120986489 gene encoding far upstream element-binding protein 2 isoform X2, producing MSDYPGAQTGNRKDAFADAVQRARQIAAKIGGEAPGGVNNTQEFNFGGQKRQLEDGDQPECKKMATQSEPIAPPLTPVHQPRSSSMTEEYRVPDGMVGLIIGRGGEQINKIQQESGCKVQISPDSGGLPDRVVSLTGSQEAVQKAKMMLDDIVARGRGGPPGQFHDSANGQNGSLQEIMIPAGKAGLIIGKGGETIKQLQERAGVKMILIQDGSQGTNVDKPLRIVGEPFKVQQACEMVMDLLRERDQANFGDRNEYGSRGGGGGGGGGGGGGGGGGGIDVPVPRHSVGVVIGRNGEMIKKIQNDAGVRIQFKQDDGSGPDKIAHIMGPPDRCDHAARIIGDLLQSLRSGPPGPQGPGMPPGGRGRGRGQGPWGPPGGEMTFSIPTHKCGLVIGRGGENVKAINQQTGAFVEISRQPPPNGDPNFKMFIIRGSPQQIDHAKQLIEEKIEGPLCPIGPGPPGPAGPMGPFNPGPYPPGPPGAPQHPGPPPPPPPHQYPPQGWGSTYPQWGQPPAPHDPNPSAAWAAYYSHYYQQPPAPVPGQPPAVPVPPPQGEPPQQPPPASQPDYTKAWEEYYKKMGQQTAQPTGQPDYTKAWEEYYKKQAQAAAAPGAPVAATAAVATAAVASAVPPTAQPDYSAAWAEYYRQQAAYYGQAPGAPPTQPPPAQPGPQAQ from the exons atgtcCGACTATCCCGGAGCCCAGACCGGGAACCGCAAGGACGCGTTCGCTGATGCCGTACAGAGGGCTAGGCAG ATTGCAGCAAAAATTGGCGGTGAAGCCCCCGGAGGCGTTAACAACACCCAGGAATTTAATTTTGGTGGTCAGAAAAGGCAGTTAGAAGATGGAG ACCAACCAGAGTGcaaaaaaatggcaacacaaagtgAAC CGATCGCCCCACCTCTTACTCCAGTACATCAACCTCG GTCCTCGTCGATGACTGAAGAGTATCGTGTGCCTGACGGCATGGTGGGACTGA TCATTGGCCGCGGAGGAGAGCAAATAAACAAGATCCAGCAAGAGTCGGGATGTAAAGTTCAGATCTCCCCAG ACAGCGGAGGACTCCCGGACAGGGTGGTGTCACTAACCGGCTCCCAAGAAGCTGTACA AAAAGCAAAGATGATGCTGGATGATATAGTAGCTCGGGGTCGTGGCGGACCACCCGGCCAGTTCCACGACAGTGCCAATGGACAGAACGGTTCCTTACAAGAGATCATGATCCCTGCTGGCAAAGCCGGTCTCATTATCGGGAAGGGGGGAGAAACGATCAAACAGCTACAA GAACGTGCAGGAGTCAAGATGATCCTTATACAAGATGGCTCACAGGGCACAAATGTTGATAAACCTCTGCGTATTGTAGGAGAGCCCTTCAAAGTGCAG CAAGCCTGTGAGATGGTCATGGATCTATTACGAGAACGAGATCAGGCGAATTTCGGTGACCGAAATGAGTATGGctcccgaggaggaggaggcggtggtggtggtggcggaggaggaggaggcggaggtggCGGCATAGAT GTTCCAGTTCCCCGACACTCAGTTGGGGTCGTGATAGGGCGGAATGGAGAAATGATCAAAAAAATTCAGAATGACGCTGGTGTCAGGATACAGTTTAAACAAG ATGATGGGTCCGGCCCTGATAAGATTGCACACATTATGGGTCCCCCAGATAGATGTGATCACGCAGCCAGGATAATCGGTGACCTGTTGCAGAGTTTGAGA AGTGGTCCACCAGGACCTCAAGGCCCTGGCATGCCACCTGGTGGCAGAGGAAGGGGCCGAGGGCAGGGGCCATGGGGACCTCCCGGAGGAGAAATGACCTTTTCCATACCCACTCATAAATGTGGTCTAGTTATTGGTAGAG GCGGTGAAAACGTAAAGGCAATTAACCAACAGACTGGAGCATTTGTGGAGATCTCGCGGCAGCCGCCACCCAACGGCGACCCGAACTTCAAAATGTTCATTATCCGCGGCTCACCCCAACAGATTGACCATGCCAAACAGCTTATCGAAGAGAAGATTGAG GGTCCCTTGTGTCCTATTGGTCCCGGGCCTCCTGGTCCAGCTGGCCCCATGGGTCCATTTAACCCAGGTCCTTATCCGCCTGGACCCCCAGGAGCTCCACAACA tccgggccctccgcctcctccacctcctcaccaGTACCCCCCACAAGGTTGGGGCAGCACGTATCCCCAGTGGGGGCAGCCGCCAGCCCCTCACGACCCCA ACCCCAGTGCCGCCTGGGCCGCTTATTACTCGCACTACTACCAACAGCCACCTGCTCCTGTCCCCGGGCAGCCCCCTGCCGTCCCTGTCCCTCCACCTCAAGGAGAGCCTCCTCAGCAGCCCCCTCCTGCCAGCCAGCCCGACTACACAAAGGCTTGGGAGGAATATTACAAGAAGATGG GTCAGCAGACGGCTCAGCCCACAGGACAGCCGGATTACACAAAGGCCTGGGAAGAATATTACAAGAAACAAG CCCAAGCAGCAGCAGCTCCTGGCGCTCCTGTGGCAGCCACAGCGGCAGTTGCCACCGCAGCAGTGGCGTCAGCTGTTCCACCAACAGCACAACCAGATTACAGTGCGGCATGGGCGGAATATTATAGGCAGCAGGCAGCATACTATGGACAGGCACCAGGAGCGCCACCCACGCAGCCTCCTCCGGCACAGCCGGGGCCACAG GCCCAGTGA
- the LOC120986489 gene encoding far upstream element-binding protein 2 isoform X1, translated as MSDYPGAQTGNRKDAFADAVQRARQIAAKIGGEAPGGVNNTQEFNFGGQKRQLEDGDQPECKKMATQSEPIAPPLTPVHQPRSSSMTEEYRVPDGMVGLIIGRGGEQINKIQQESGCKVQISPDSGGLPDRVVSLTGSQEAVQKAKMMLDDIVARGRGGPPGQFHDSANGQNGSLQEIMIPAGKAGLIIGKGGETIKQLQERAGVKMILIQDGSQGTNVDKPLRIVGEPFKVQQACEMVMDLLRERDQANFGDRNEYGSRGGGGGGGGGGGGGGGGGGIDVPVPRHSVGVVIGRNGEMIKKIQNDAGVRIQFKQDDGSGPDKIAHIMGPPDRCDHAARIIGDLLQSLRSGPPGPQGPGMPPGGRGRGRGQGPWGPPGGEMTFSIPTHKCGLVIGRGGENVKAINQQTGAFVEISRQPPPNGDPNFKMFIIRGSPQQIDHAKQLIEEKIEGPLCPIGPGPPGPAGPMGPFNPGPYPPGPPGAPQHPGPPPPPPPHQYPPQGWGSTYPQWGQPPAPHDPTKPPAPTDPSAAWAAYYSHYYQQPPAPVPGQPPAVPVPPPQGEPPQQPPPASQPDYTKAWEEYYKKMGQQTAQPTGQPDYTKAWEEYYKKQAQAAAAPGAPVAATAAVATAAVASAVPPTAQPDYSAAWAEYYRQQAAYYGQAPGAPPTQPPPAQPGPQAQ; from the exons atgtcCGACTATCCCGGAGCCCAGACCGGGAACCGCAAGGACGCGTTCGCTGATGCCGTACAGAGGGCTAGGCAG ATTGCAGCAAAAATTGGCGGTGAAGCCCCCGGAGGCGTTAACAACACCCAGGAATTTAATTTTGGTGGTCAGAAAAGGCAGTTAGAAGATGGAG ACCAACCAGAGTGcaaaaaaatggcaacacaaagtgAAC CGATCGCCCCACCTCTTACTCCAGTACATCAACCTCG GTCCTCGTCGATGACTGAAGAGTATCGTGTGCCTGACGGCATGGTGGGACTGA TCATTGGCCGCGGAGGAGAGCAAATAAACAAGATCCAGCAAGAGTCGGGATGTAAAGTTCAGATCTCCCCAG ACAGCGGAGGACTCCCGGACAGGGTGGTGTCACTAACCGGCTCCCAAGAAGCTGTACA AAAAGCAAAGATGATGCTGGATGATATAGTAGCTCGGGGTCGTGGCGGACCACCCGGCCAGTTCCACGACAGTGCCAATGGACAGAACGGTTCCTTACAAGAGATCATGATCCCTGCTGGCAAAGCCGGTCTCATTATCGGGAAGGGGGGAGAAACGATCAAACAGCTACAA GAACGTGCAGGAGTCAAGATGATCCTTATACAAGATGGCTCACAGGGCACAAATGTTGATAAACCTCTGCGTATTGTAGGAGAGCCCTTCAAAGTGCAG CAAGCCTGTGAGATGGTCATGGATCTATTACGAGAACGAGATCAGGCGAATTTCGGTGACCGAAATGAGTATGGctcccgaggaggaggaggcggtggtggtggtggcggaggaggaggaggcggaggtggCGGCATAGAT GTTCCAGTTCCCCGACACTCAGTTGGGGTCGTGATAGGGCGGAATGGAGAAATGATCAAAAAAATTCAGAATGACGCTGGTGTCAGGATACAGTTTAAACAAG ATGATGGGTCCGGCCCTGATAAGATTGCACACATTATGGGTCCCCCAGATAGATGTGATCACGCAGCCAGGATAATCGGTGACCTGTTGCAGAGTTTGAGA AGTGGTCCACCAGGACCTCAAGGCCCTGGCATGCCACCTGGTGGCAGAGGAAGGGGCCGAGGGCAGGGGCCATGGGGACCTCCCGGAGGAGAAATGACCTTTTCCATACCCACTCATAAATGTGGTCTAGTTATTGGTAGAG GCGGTGAAAACGTAAAGGCAATTAACCAACAGACTGGAGCATTTGTGGAGATCTCGCGGCAGCCGCCACCCAACGGCGACCCGAACTTCAAAATGTTCATTATCCGCGGCTCACCCCAACAGATTGACCATGCCAAACAGCTTATCGAAGAGAAGATTGAG GGTCCCTTGTGTCCTATTGGTCCCGGGCCTCCTGGTCCAGCTGGCCCCATGGGTCCATTTAACCCAGGTCCTTATCCGCCTGGACCCCCAGGAGCTCCACAACA tccgggccctccgcctcctccacctcctcaccaGTACCCCCCACAAGGTTGGGGCAGCACGTATCCCCAGTGGGGGCAGCCGCCAGCCCCTCACGACCCCA CAAAACCTCCTGCCCCCACAGACCCCAGTGCCGCCTGGGCCGCTTATTACTCGCACTACTACCAACAGCCACCTGCTCCTGTCCCCGGGCAGCCCCCTGCCGTCCCTGTCCCTCCACCTCAAGGAGAGCCTCCTCAGCAGCCCCCTCCTGCCAGCCAGCCCGACTACACAAAGGCTTGGGAGGAATATTACAAGAAGATGG GTCAGCAGACGGCTCAGCCCACAGGACAGCCGGATTACACAAAGGCCTGGGAAGAATATTACAAGAAACAAG CCCAAGCAGCAGCAGCTCCTGGCGCTCCTGTGGCAGCCACAGCGGCAGTTGCCACCGCAGCAGTGGCGTCAGCTGTTCCACCAACAGCACAACCAGATTACAGTGCGGCATGGGCGGAATATTATAGGCAGCAGGCAGCATACTATGGACAGGCACCAGGAGCGCCACCCACGCAGCCTCCTCCGGCACAGCCGGGGCCACAG GCCCAGTGA